The following is a genomic window from Miscanthus floridulus cultivar M001 chromosome 14, ASM1932011v1, whole genome shotgun sequence.
CGGAGTTGTCGGATCACTCGTGCTTGTACCTCAACGAATATCTTCGCTATTTGGAGTAAAGAGTTCGTGTTTCTCTACAGTGGTGAGTTCTTGAGTAAGTTAGCTTTGATTACTATTTACTTATGGGTTCATCGTTTGTTCTAGTAatgaatactctagtagaggactcctcaTAGAGACAGAAGTTCCTGGCCAACGCTAGGGTAGCAGCTAATAGCATGTACATGGTGTCTAAGCTAGTAGTTACCTTAGTTTGCCTTGTTCCCcacagttgaggggtaggtgacaggtggtgacagccctattcgtccctcgtaatcccccacattcgggtTCGGCGTAGAGCTACAGGTCGGGCTCACTTGGCAGACCAAATGCTACCCGGTGCCCGAAGCAAGTCTTTAGTAACTAAGCTATCTTTACCTAAGAACTCTATCCATAgaaaaacctcactacccaagttcTCTTCTTCCTTGTTTTCTTGGGGGAACTAGCTATGAGACCCTTTACACTTCCGTTCCTCGTGGAAATACAATACGCTGAATACCACCggatgaagtgctacaacggtactttcgtgcgcttgcggattctttcgcttacgctaagaaataccaacatgcaACACAGCGCCACCATGTGCACCGTCTTCACCGCCTCATCGTCCATGGACGCCATGGCCGCGTCCACAACCCCCAAGACTTTGCCCCGCACCACCTTCTCGCGTACGATGTACGGGAAGTAGTCCTGAGTGAGGTCCGGCGTCTCCAACGAGGGATACATGTTCGAGGAGTGTCATGCCGTAACTGAACACGTCGGACTTGTCGGACACCGCGCTGTAGAGCATCTCCGGCGCCATATACCCTAATGTACCCTTGAGGTGCTCCGTGTCGACGACGCTGTTGAGGCCACGGGTGATGGAGAGGGAGATGCCGAAGTCGCAGACGTGCGCGCGGAGGTCGCGGTCGAGCAGGATGTTGCCTGGCTTGACGTCGAGGTGCAGGATCCGCCAGGGGCACTCATTGTGGAGGTACGCGAGCGCCCTGGCCACGTCGATGGTGATGCACAGGCCGCTGCTCCTTGCTGTGAAAGGTCCACCTGTCCATCGAGCCATTCTCGAAGAAAGGGTAGACCAGGTAGAGGCCGCCCTTGCATTGGAGGCAGTAGCCGAGGAGGCGCACCAGGCTGTGGTTGTGCACGTTGGCAATGATGGAGAGCTCTCTTCGGAAGTCCTCCTCACCGGCCCCACGGTGTGTCCGCCGTGGATGTTCATCCTCTTGACGGCGACGGGCGTGCCGTCATCGAGGTTCCCTCGGAAGACATGGGCGGAGCCGCCGCGCCCTATCATGCTTCCGAAGTTCGCGTGGCAGCACCGCGTCATCAGCATCAAGAAGGCAACTTTGGAGCCAAGGGTAAATCTTGAAGAGAATCAAGACATAGTACACGGATATAGCCACGATATTGGCCCAGAAAATGAAGGAGGGGCGAAGATATTTGTTTGAAAAAATGAGGAGATGAGGAAATTAAAGAAAGCAGAACAAGTATAGGAATTCCAGTGGAGATAATCTTCTTCTTCCGACAGGTGTAGATGTATAGGCAACCAATGGCATTGCAGGCTACTAACTGAATGAGCCTACCTGCGATATTATAACAAATATATAGTGATAAATTAATCCTATCAGAATCCATTAATAAAACAGAAATATCGAATTTAGTATATTGGAAATCTATCGGTGATTATACAAACATCTGAAGGCAGAAAGAGGCAGGTGTGGTCTGAGGATCTGAGCAAATTCGGAAAACATGACTTCATTTGATTATACAAATAATATATGGTTTCAAATTTCGAATAGGAAATCCTGTGTTCAATTGTGCACATAACTACATAAAATGGTAAAATACTTGGAGAATAACATCTGAAGTGGAGAGACCCAATCCACTGGCGTTACCCACCGTGCATGTCGATGACGGCGTGCTCCGAAATCGAATGTGGCTCCGATAAATTTACAACAGAAGATGATGGACGACGGGTCTCTGGCGGGAAATTAACGGCGATCCGGCCTTCGAGCATATCCACCACATTTTGCATGCTTGGCCTCATGTCCCGCTCGTGCTGGATGCAGCAGAGCGCCACCTTCACCACCGTCTTCACTGCCTCCTCATCGTCAACAGCCACCGCCATGGCTGCGTCCACCAACTCCATGTGCTCGCCTTGCGCCATCTTCTCCCGCACGTTCCGCGCCAGGTTCGGGTCCGGCGTCGCCGATGACGAGGGGTCGAAGTTCCGGTGCCCGCCGATGAGCTCGAGAAGTGTCATGCCGTAGCTGAAGACATCGGACCTGTCCGACACCGCATTGAGGAGCATCTCCGGCGCCATGTAGCCGAAGGTGCCCCTCCCGCGCGTGTTGATGACGCTTGTCAGGTCCCGGGTGATGGAGAGGGAGATGCCGAAGTCGGAGACATGCGCGCGGAGGTCACCGTCAAGCAGGATGTTGCCCGGCTTGATGTCGAGGTGCAGGATCCGCCGGTGGCAGTCTTTGTGGAGGTACGCAAGCGCTCTGGCCACATCGACGGCGATGCACAACCTCTTTGGCCAAGTCAAGACGCGCCTTTGCTCGTCACTGCGGTTGAAGATCCACCTGTCCAGTGACCCGTTCTCGAAGAAGGGGTAGACCAGGTAGAGGCCACCCCCATGCTGGAGGCAGTAGCCGAGGAGGCGCACAAGGCTTCGGTGGTGCACATTGGCGATGATGGAGACCTCTCTTCTGAATTCTTCTTCGCCGGCCTCGGTGCGCCCACTGTGCAGATGTATGCGCTTGACGGCGACGGGCGTGCCGTCGTCGAGGTTCCCTCGGAAGACCTGGGCGGAGCCGCCTCGCCCTATCTTGTTTCCGAAGTCTTGCGTCATGGCTTGGATTTCATCGCTTGAGAATTCCTTCGGCATGTCTCTTATGCGAAATGGGGTCTGTTGGACTTGGAGCTGAAGCAccgccgcttcttgttgccgtgCCGGTTCACGTGGCTCTGTCTCCGTGTGGGCATCAAGAGCATCGAGCCATCGTCGGATCCACGGATAAAGCTTCCAGATGCAGTACGAGCATATAGCCACGATGTTGGCCCCGAAAATGAGATCGGTGCGAAGTTCGGTGTTGGCAAACGAGCTGAGTAGGAAGGCAAGCAGAACAAGGACAAGAAGTCCAGCGGAGATAACTTTCTCCTTCCGACCAGAGGAGTTGCAAATGTATAGGAAACCAACGGCGTTGTAGGCTACTAACTGAATGAGTAGCCGAACTTTAATACTGCTGTAGTGGTACGGTTCGGCGTAATCTAGATAATTACAATAGGCAATTATAATCGCAACCAATAGGATAGTTACAATTGCACCATGTAAGATGGTTCTCACAAGCTTTTTCAGCCTACAGTAGTGCAGGATAAAGCTACACTTCCAGACGCAATACGAGAATATAGCTACCATATTGGCCCAGGAAGCGAGTTCAATGAGGTTGGTGCGGTCGTTGGTATGAATTCCAGAAAGGTAGGTGCGGTCGTTGGTATAAATTTCAAGAGGAGAGATGAGGAACACAGACATAACAAGTACAAGATATCCAGCAGACATAAACTTGTCTTGCCGACAGGAGGAGTTGTAGATGTATAGGCAGCCAAGGGCAAGGTAGGCTATGATCTGAATCACCAGCGATGCAACGGCGTAGAGGTGAACGCAATAAAGATAAATGTAGGCATACATGATCACGGAGAAAAGGGTAGTTACCATCACAACATGTAAGATGGTTGTCCATGCATTGCAGCATCGTTGAGAAGGATCGACAAGAGGGCTGGAGTCTTCTACGTCCAGCATGTTTATTGTACCTACTAGACTCTGCAGGCTGGAACTGGAAAgatggaagcaaagcaaaagcgCTGCGGAGATGAAAATCCGGGACGATAGAAGAGTCTACAAAGGGTTGAGAAGAAAAAGGCGCGTGAACTACAAACGACAAGGCATTGGAGCCAGGCAATTCATATGAAGATCCCAAAGCGAATGGGGCCCGGCTGGCCAACCAAAACACAtgtcaccatgttcgcttgatcatATCAGCCATACTTATCAGCTATGATACAGTGGTTTTcactcacaacaaaacagcatcagccagcTTATAAGCTACAGAAACAATCCAAGCGAACGGGGTGCATGATGTACTTGTACCATGTATACGTTGAACTGACCATGGACGAAGAACTTCCCAGTCGTACATACTTGGTCTGTCTCCACGGCTGTCTAGCCGCTCCTTGAAATCGATGTTTAGAGGTAGTTGAAAATAACAACTGTCTTTAGAAATGGGTTTCCAAATATGACTGCTGTTTCTAGCTGTCTCTACGACTCAATTTTTTTTAAG
Proteins encoded in this region:
- the LOC136503573 gene encoding probable receptor-like protein kinase At5g20050 yields the protein MYAYIYLYCVHLYAVASLVIQIIAYLALGCLYIYNSSCRQDKFMSAGYLVLVMSVFLISPLEIYTNDRTYLSGIHTNDRTNLIELASWANMVAIFSYCVWKCSFILHYCRLKKLVRTILHGAIVTILLVAIIIAYCNYLDYAEPYHYSSIKVRLLIQLVAYNAVGFLYICNSSGRKEKVISAGLLVLVLLAFLLSSFANTELRTDLIFGANIVAICSYCIWKLYPWIRRWLDALDAHTETEPREPARQQEAAVLQLQVQQTPFRIRDMPKEFSSDEIQAMTQDFGNKIGRGGSAQVFRGNLDDGTPVAVKRIHLHSGRTEAGEEEFRREVSIIANVHHRSLVRLLGYCLQHGGGLYLVYPFFENGSLDRWIFNRSDEQRRVLTWPKRLCIAVDVARALAYLHKDCHRRILHLDIKPGNILLDGDLRAHVSDFGISLSITRDLTSVINTRGRGTFGYMAPEMLLNAVSDRSDVFSYGMTLLELIGGHRNFDPSSSATPDPNLARNVREKMAQGEHMELVDAAMAVAVDDEEAVKTVVKVALCCIQHERDMRPSMQNVVDMLEGRIAVNFPPETRRPSSSVVNLSEPHSISEHAVIDMHGG
- the LOC136503572 gene encoding probable receptor-like protein kinase At5g20050 yields the protein MTRCCHANFGSMIGRGGSAHVFRGNLDDGTPVAVKRMNIHGGHTVGPVRRTSEESSPSLPTCTTTAWCASSATASNARAASTWSTLSSRMARWTGGPFTARSSGLCITIDVARALAYLHNECPWRILHLDVKPGNILLDRDLRAHVCDFGISLSITRGLNSVVDTEHLKGTLGYMAPEMLYSAVSDKSDVFSYGMTLLEHVVRGKVLGVVDAAMASMDDEAVKTVHMVALCCMLVFLSVSERIRKRTKVPL